A segment of the Desulfofundulus kuznetsovii DSM 6115 genome:
AAGATCCTTGACGCCATCGACATTGCACCGGACGAGCTGAAGCAGAAAGGCACCCGGCTCCAGTTGCAGGCCGGCAACGCCACCGGAATGCCTACGGCGGCCTTCCTGGACATGGTGGAGTTCCTCGAGGATGAAATCGAAGAGACCAGAGGGTATCGAATTAAGATACCGGTGGATAAAGAGGGCGCCGAGTACTTGCTCATGCACAATGCCGGTGATTACCTGGCCTTTGCCGAGACGGTAATGGGCGCCGCTGAAGTCATGCATGCGGCCGGTGTGGACTGGACCCTGAACTCGCCGAATACAGGGGTTAACGACGCCGTCAACTACGGCGTGTTCTACAGCGACGTGGAATTTTCGGCCGTTATCAAGGCCCATGTAGAAACCGCCCGGAAATTGGGGATTAAAAAGCTGGTTGTCGGGGAGTGCGGGCATGCCTTCGAGGCGCTGAAGTACCTGATCCTGAGGCTGATCCCGCCCGAGGAGAGGCCCTTTGAAGTAATGAGCATCCTGGAGCTGGAGGACCAGTGGATCCGGGAAGGGCGCATTAAAGTTGACCCGCAGAAAAACCCGGAGCCGGTTACCTTCCATGATTCGTGCAAGCTGGGCCGCCTGGGCGGAATGTTTGAAGAGCCCCGCCGGATCTTGAAGGCCTGCTGCCCCGATTTCCGCGAAATGACGCCCAACCGGGAAATGAGCCTGTGCTGCGGCGGCGGCAGCGGCTTTGCCATCATGGAAAAGGGTGGTTTCCTGAAGTTCCGCATGGAAACCTACGGCAGGCTCAAGGCAGAGCAGCTTAAGGCCACGGGGGCCAAAGTCGTTGCCTGCGCCTGTTCCAACTGCAAGGCGCAGTTCCGGGAGATCATCAATTACCACAAGCTGCCCATGCGTTATGCCGGCGTCAGCGAATTGCTGGCCAACGCCCTGGTACGCTAAAGGCAGGAGCGGTAAAGTAGACATCTATGACGCTTTCAGCGTCACTGCCGTTTTGCATACGGAAGCGAACGGAGCGAGTGCGTGCAAACGGCAGGCAATAGACGGATTAAGGCCGGCTGGTGCGTCGGCCTTTGCTAATTATGAACCGGTGTGCGGTTGCAGCACGCCGGTTTTTTTGGTGTAAGTATTCAGTAAAGCCGCTAGGGGGGTGCGGCGCTGTCCGGAGCGAACGACTTGCGAAGCGCCGGTAACAGCACCCGGTGAAGCGAGGCTGCTGGCTCGGCTCTCGAGGACGCCAAACGAAAGCAAATGGAAGAACACCTGCTGGTGACACATCGGGCAGTTTAATATGGTCGGGAGGTAATAGTTTCGATGGTAATCCGCAGAGAGCCAGAGCCGGCCCGAAGCGAACCGTGGTGCGCATCTTACGCGGAGCACTGGAGTGAGCGGGGACAGCGCCGCACCCAACCGGGTTCACTGAATGTTTACTTTTTGGTGATATTTGAGCGCCGTGATGAGAAGGGAATTGCGGGACGCGCCGCCTGACCCTGGAGGCTTCCAGTTTCTAAAATGTACATATGATAATTAATATCAGCGAAAATTTAACGGAATATAGTTGAAAACCTCTCCTCCCTCTGTTATAATGGGATTACCAATTAGTCCTGGCGAAAACATCACTAAAAATTCTTGAAGGCATAAGTAAATCTTATCATTAGTTTTTCACTTCCACTTAAAAGAGCTAATCCAGGTCAAGGCGGGTGTGGTCCGGTGAAGCAAAATAACGGAGTTTCCGGTTCGGTACTGGTGGTTGGCGCCGGGATCAGCGGCATGCAATCGGCCCTGGACCTGGCCGAAAGCGGCTTTCGGGTTTATCTGGCCGATGAGAAACCGGCCATCGGCGGCACCATGGTCAGGCTGGATAAAACCTTTCCCACCAACGATTGCGCCATGTGTATCGTTTCCCCCAAGCTGGTGGATACGGGAAGGCACCTGAACATTGAAATCCTTACCAATACCAGCTTGACGGCCCTTCACGGAGAGGCAGGCAATTTTCGTGCCATATTAAAACAAAAGGCCCGCTACGTGGACCTTTCGAAATGCACCGGCTGCGGTGAATGTGCCCGGGTGTGCCCGGTGGAGGTGGACAATGAATTTGACGCCGGCCTGGGCAACCGCAAGGCCATTTATAAACTTTTTCCCCAGGCTACGCCCAGCGCTTACGCCATCGACAAACGGGGTATTTCTCCCTGCCGCGCGGCCTGCCCCGCCGGGGTTAACGTGCAGGGGTACGTGCAGTTGATTAAAGCCGGGAAGTATACCGAGGCATGGCAGACCATTTACCGCGACAATCCCTTCCCGGCCATTTGCGGTCGGGTTTGCACCCATCCCTGCCAGTCCGCCTGCCACCGGGCAGGCGTGGACGGGGCGGTAAATATCAGGGCCTTGAAGCGCTTTGCCGCCGACCAGGCCTATCAGGACCTTGATGCCCTCCCCCTGCCCGGGGTGGAAGAGCCCCGGGGCAAAAAGGTGGCCGTGGTGGGCGCCGGTCCGGCCGGTCTTTCGGCCGCCTATCAACTGGTCAAGAAAGGTTACGGCGTGACTGTTTTTGAGGCGCTGCCCGTGGCCGGGGGTATGATGCGGGTGGGCATCCCCGAGTACCGCCTGCCGAAGAAGTGGGTCGACCTGGAGGTGGATCTGCTTTCCCGGCTGGGGGTGGAATTTAAATTCAATACCCGGTTGGGGAGGGACATCACCCTGGAAAGCCTGCGGCAGGGTTACGAAGCCGTTTTTCTCGCCGTGGGAGCCCACAGGAGCAGTACACCGGGGGTGCCCGGGGAGGACCTGCCGGGGGTGGAGCAGGGGATATCTTTCCTGCGCCGGGTGGCCCTGGGCGAGCCGGTGACCGTCGGGCGGCGGGTGGCCGTAATCGGCGGGGGCAACACGGCCATGGACTGTGCCCGTACAGCCGTGCGGCTTGGTGCGGGGGAGGTCTATATAGTTTACCGCCGTTCCGAGGCGGAAATTACCGCCCTCCCCGAGGAAATAGCCGCGGCTAAGGAAGAAGGCATCCAGTTTATCATGTTGACCAGCCCCGTGCGTTTCATCGGCGAAGAGGGCAGGCTGGTCAGGATAGAATGCGTGAAAAACCGGCTGGAACATGCCCGGGACGGTGGTCGTCCCCGCCCGGTGCCCGTGGAGGGCAGCGAGTTTACCCTGGACGTGGATATGGTCATCCTGGCCACAGGGCAACAGCCGGATCTCTCCTGCTTAAATGGCAGCATCCCGGCAGGCAACACCATTCCTGCCGATCCCGATACCCTGGCCACCGGCATCCCCGGAGTGTTTGCCGGGGGAGATTGTGTCACCGGGCCGAAAACAGTGATCGATGCCATTGCCGCCGGCAAGGTAGCCGCTGAATCCATCCACCGCTATCTTTCCGGGCAGGATTTGAAAGAGGGGCGCCAGTTCCGGGTGCCGGAAGAAAAAATTGCCCCTTTGCGCCAGGCACCCCATGAAATACCCCGCTGTGAGCCCCGCCCCGTGATTCACCTGGACCCGCGGGAGCGAGTTAAGGGATTTGTGGAGGAAGCAGAGACCTATACCGCCGAAGAAGCGAAAAAAGAGGCAGAGCGCTGCCTGAACTGCGCCGTCTGTTCCGAGTGCCAGGAGTGTGTGCGGGTTTGCCTGGCCAAAGCCATCGATCACGAAATGCAGGATGAGGAACTGGAAGTAAATGTAGGGGCGGTGATCTTGAGCCCCGGCGGGGAGGTTTTTGACCCGGCAGGGCTGGCCTACTACGGCTATGGACGCTACCCCAACGTGGTCACCAGCATCCAGTTCGAGCGCATTTTAAGCGCTTCCGGACCCGACCAGGGCCATCTAGTGCGCCCCTCCGACGGAAAAGAGCCCCGGCGTATTGCCTGGATCCAGTGCGTGGGGTCCCGGAACCTGCGCCTGGGGCACGACTACTGTTCCTCGGTCTGCTGCATGTACGCCATCAAGGAGGCGGTAATTGCCAAGGAGCACAGCCACGGGCCCCTGGAGACCACCATCTTCTTCATGGATATGCGTACCTACGGCAAGGACTTTGAACGCTACTACCGCCGGGCGGAAGAAGAACACGGCGTGCGTTTTGTGCGCAGCCGCATCTATAACGTGGAAGAGGCGGACAATGGAAATCTGCGCATCCGCTACGTTTTGCCCGGCGGCCAGGTGCAGGAGGAAGAATTCGACCTGGTGGTCCTTTCCGTGGGCTTTACGGCCGGGGAAAAGGCCAGGGAGCTGGCCTCCCGGCTGGGAGTAGAAACTGATCCAGCGGGATTCTGCCGCTTTAATGAATTCAGCCCGGGGGTAACATCGGTGCCGGGGATCTTTGCCGGCGGCGTTTTTGCCGGCCCCAAGGACATTCCGGAAACGGTGACCGAGGCCAGCGCCGCGGCGGGCTACGTTTCCCGGTTGTTGAGCGCCGCCCGGGGCAGCGAAACCCGGGTCAAGGAGTACCCCCCGGAAAGGCCGGTGCATAAACAGCCGCCCCGGGTGGGAGTGTTTGTCTGCCACTGCGGCATCAACATCGGCAGCGTGGTACGGGTGCCCGAGGTGGTGGAGTACGCCAAACACCTGCCCGGTGTAGTCTACGCGAGGGAATTCCTCTTCACCTGCTCCCAGGATAGCGTAGAGGAAATTAAAAAGTGCATTCATGAGCACCGTTTGAACCGGGTGGTGGTGGCGTCGTGCACGCCGCGGACCCACGCGCCGCTGTTCCAGAACGTTTTGAGGGAAGCGGGGCTGAACCCCTACCTGTATGAACACGTGAACATCCGGGAGCACTCCTCCTGGGTGCACCGGGACCGGCCGAAAGAAGCCACGGAAAAGGCCAAGGACCTGGTGCGCATGGCTGTAGCAAAGGTGCGCCTGCTCACCCCCATCACCCAGACCTACACCGAGATCAACAAGGGTGCCCTGGTGGTGGGCGGGGGAGTGGCGGGCATGACGGCGGCCCTCTCCCTGGCGGAACAGGGCTTTCAAGTGAGCCTGGTGGAAAAGGAACGTGAGCTGGGCGGGAACGCCAGGTACCTCTACTACACCCTGCAGGGTTCGGACCCCCGGCAGTACTTGAACGAACTCATTGATAAAGTGCTCAACCACCCGTTGATCCAGGTGTTTACCGGGAGCCAGGTGGTGGAAGCCGGGGGTTACCCGGGGAACTACCACAGCCGCATCAAAACACCGGAAAAGGAACTGGAAATAAGCCACGGGGCGGTGGTTCTGGCCACGGGGGCCAGGGAAGCCCGGCCGCAGGAATACCTTTTAGGGCAGCATCCCCGGGTGATGACCCAGCGGGACCTGGAGGAACGCATCCACCGGGGGGGAGTGCAGGGCCTCAACACGGTGGTCATGATCCAGTGCGTGGGATCGCGGGACGAGGAGCGGCCCTACTGCAGCCGGATCTGCTGCAGCCATGCCATTAAGAACGCCCTGAAGCTAAAGGAGCTGAACCCGCAGGCGAACATCTACATTCTCTACCGGGACATCCGGGTGTACGGGTTAAACGAGCAATATTACACGCAGGCGCGGCAGAAGGGGATTATCTTCATCCGTTACGACCTGGGGAAAAAGCCGGAAGTGGAAGCGGCGGGCGAGGGCCTGGTGGTGAGGGCAGTGGACCACATTCTGGGGGTGGAACTGGCCATCGAGCCGGACGTGCTGGCCTTGAGTACGGGCGTGGTGCCCGGGGAGGACAACGGCAGGCTGAGCCAGCTGTTCAAGGTGCCTTTGAACAGCGACGGGTTCTTTTTGGAAGCGCACATGAAGCTGCGGCCGGTGGACTTTGCGGCGGAAGGGTTATACCTGTGCGGCCTGGCCCACTCGCCCAAGCTGGTGGGGGAAAGCATCACCCAGGCCAATGCGGCGGCCATGCGGGCGGTGACGCTGCTGGCCAGGGACAGGTTGGCCTACGTGGCCATCACCGCCACCGTCAACCCGCGGCGCTGCGTAGCCTGCGGGGTTTGCGTACAGGTATGCGACTACCAGGCCCGGAGCATAGACCCCTTGCGGCGGGTGGCCGATGTAAACGAGGCTCTGTGCCAGGGGTGCGGGGCCTGCGTGGCCGCCTGTCCCAACGGTGCTTCCCAGCAGAAGGGGTTTGAAAAGGCCCAGCTCCTGGCCATGCTGGAGGCGGCCCTGGAAGCGGTGTAGGTTTGTTAGGCGCGGAGCACTAAGTGAGGGGAATAATGACGTGTCTGTCTAAAGTACCCCTGAAGCGGGTTGACTAACAACTTACGTTTAAGGTCTGAACTATCGTTTTTTAGCCTGTTTTGGCTCGGAAGCGAGCGACTTGAGCCAAGCGGCAAGCCAAACTTAGCGAGGCGAAAAGCGAAGGCAGGCCCGAGGGCATGGATGCCCGAGGCCGGCAACTGAGGCAGGATGCCGAATTTGCCGGGAAGCCTGCCGGAGCTTTGAGCCGAGCATTAGTTTGGCCCGCGAGGCTCACCGGAGCGAGCGAGAGCCAAAACAGGCTGGGTTGGAAAGTGGGGATAACTCAGGTTTAAGGCGATGTTTTAACAAGGAGGCAGCTACCGTGGCAACAAACAGCCAGCCAAGAGGCTCCGTGGTGGTTGTGGGTGCCGGCATCAGCGGGATGCAGTCGGCCCTGGACCTGGCCGAGGCGGGGTTTAAAGTCTACGTGGTGGAGCGGGGCCCCGCCATTGCCGGCCACATGTCCATGCTGGATAAAACCTTCCCCACCAACGATTGCTCCATGTGCATCCTTTCCCCCAAAGTGGCCGACCTGGGAGGCCATCACAATATCGAAGTGCTCACCCTGGCCGAGGTTACCGGAGTGAGCGGCGAGCCGGGCGACTTTACCGTTACCGTCCACAAACACCCCCGCTTTGTGGATTTAACCCGCTGTGTCAGCTGCGGCCGCTGCGAGCAGGTCTGCCCCCAGGAAGCGGCCGACGACTTCAACCAGGGCCTGGGTGTGCGCAAGGCCATCTACAAACCCTATGCCCAGGCTTTTCCCAACGCCTATGTGGTGGATCCCGGCGCCTGCCTGCAGTGCGGCGCATGCGTGGAGAAATGCGCCCGCAAGGCCATTGATCACAATATGCGCGGGGAAGAATTGCAGATCCGGGCGGGGGCGGTGATCCTTTCCCCCGGCTTTGAGCTGTTCGATGCGGCTGTCCGGCCGGAGCTCGGTTACGGGCGCTTCCCCAACGTGGTTACCAGCCTGCAGTTTGAGCGGATCTTGAGCGCTTCGGGGCCATATGAAGGCCATCTGGTGCGGCCTTCCGACGGCAAAGAGCCCCGGCGCATCGCCTGGCTGCAGTGCGTGGGCTCCCGGGAGCCCCGTTCCGGGATCGATTACTGCTCGGCGGTGTGCTGCATGTACGCGACCAAGGAGGCCATCGTCGCCAAGGAACACACACCCGGGCTGGAAACAACCATCTTTTACATGGATATGCGGGCCTACGGCAAGGGCTTTGAACAGTATTACCGGCGGGCAAAAGACGAGCTGGGTGTACGCTACGTCCGCTGTGTAGTATCCGAAGTGAAGGAAATACCCGGCACCAGGAACCTGCTGCTGCGCTACCGCACCCCGGAAGGCATTTTCCGGGAGGAAGAGTTCGACATGGTGGTGCTGTCGGTGGGCATGCGCCCCGCCCGGGGAGCCCGGGAACTGGCCGCCGCGCTGGGGGTGGAGCTGAACCGGTTCGGTTTTTGCCGGAACGATCCGTTTAACCCGGTG
Coding sequences within it:
- a CDS encoding (Fe-S)-binding protein → MCAVAAQKVFDDYRVLPDEALKPGEPRVEKFLQAMRKSLQQKENWTFWLPYILSLDTCMKCGTCAEVCPVYQATGRKEIYHPVYRTDMLRKIYKRYFTLPGKLFPWLVGAEDLTEEKLNALAENVYRCTICRRCSYVCPVAIDNGVIVREARKILDAIDIAPDELKQKGTRLQLQAGNATGMPTAAFLDMVEFLEDEIEETRGYRIKIPVDKEGAEYLLMHNAGDYLAFAETVMGAAEVMHAAGVDWTLNSPNTGVNDAVNYGVFYSDVEFSAVIKAHVETARKLGIKKLVVGECGHAFEALKYLILRLIPPEERPFEVMSILELEDQWIREGRIKVDPQKNPEPVTFHDSCKLGRLGGMFEEPRRILKACCPDFREMTPNREMSLCCGGGSGFAIMEKGGFLKFRMETYGRLKAEQLKATGAKVVACACSNCKAQFREIINYHKLPMRYAGVSELLANALVR
- a CDS encoding NAD(P)-binding protein, producing the protein MQSALDLAESGFRVYLADEKPAIGGTMVRLDKTFPTNDCAMCIVSPKLVDTGRHLNIEILTNTSLTALHGEAGNFRAILKQKARYVDLSKCTGCGECARVCPVEVDNEFDAGLGNRKAIYKLFPQATPSAYAIDKRGISPCRAACPAGVNVQGYVQLIKAGKYTEAWQTIYRDNPFPAICGRVCTHPCQSACHRAGVDGAVNIRALKRFAADQAYQDLDALPLPGVEEPRGKKVAVVGAGPAGLSAAYQLVKKGYGVTVFEALPVAGGMMRVGIPEYRLPKKWVDLEVDLLSRLGVEFKFNTRLGRDITLESLRQGYEAVFLAVGAHRSSTPGVPGEDLPGVEQGISFLRRVALGEPVTVGRRVAVIGGGNTAMDCARTAVRLGAGEVYIVYRRSEAEITALPEEIAAAKEEGIQFIMLTSPVRFIGEEGRLVRIECVKNRLEHARDGGRPRPVPVEGSEFTLDVDMVILATGQQPDLSCLNGSIPAGNTIPADPDTLATGIPGVFAGGDCVTGPKTVIDAIAAGKVAAESIHRYLSGQDLKEGRQFRVPEEKIAPLRQAPHEIPRCEPRPVIHLDPRERVKGFVEEAETYTAEEAKKEAERCLNCAVCSECQECVRVCLAKAIDHEMQDEELEVNVGAVILSPGGEVFDPAGLAYYGYGRYPNVVTSIQFERILSASGPDQGHLVRPSDGKEPRRIAWIQCVGSRNLRLGHDYCSSVCCMYAIKEAVIAKEHSHGPLETTIFFMDMRTYGKDFERYYRRAEEEHGVRFVRSRIYNVEEADNGNLRIRYVLPGGQVQEEEFDLVVLSVGFTAGEKARELASRLGVETDPAGFCRFNEFSPGVTSVPGIFAGGVFAGPKDIPETVTEASAAAGYVSRLLSAARGSETRVKEYPPERPVHKQPPRVGVFVCHCGINIGSVVRVPEVVEYAKHLPGVVYAREFLFTCSQDSVEEIKKCIHEHRLNRVVVASCTPRTHAPLFQNVLREAGLNPYLYEHVNIREHSSWVHRDRPKEATEKAKDLVRMAVAKVRLLTPITQTYTEINKGALVVGGGVAGMTAALSLAEQGFQVSLVEKERELGGNARYLYYTLQGSDPRQYLNELIDKVLNHPLIQVFTGSQVVEAGGYPGNYHSRIKTPEKELEISHGAVVLATGAREARPQEYLLGQHPRVMTQRDLEERIHRGGVQGLNTVVMIQCVGSRDEERPYCSRICCSHAIKNALKLKELNPQANIYILYRDIRVYGLNEQYYTQARQKGIIFIRYDLGKKPEVEAAGEGLVVRAVDHILGVELAIEPDVLALSTGVVPGEDNGRLSQLFKVPLNSDGFFLEAHMKLRPVDFAAEGLYLCGLAHSPKLVGESITQANAAAMRAVTLLARDRLAYVAITATVNPRRCVACGVCVQVCDYQARSIDPLRRVADVNEALCQGCGACVAACPNGASQQKGFEKAQLLAMLEAALEAV